The window TTTCGGCATCTACGCATCCATAACCAGTGTAAGTATCCCATCCTGAGCTTGCAGGTGATGCTGTGATATCTCTTGCGGAAAGTTTGAGCAGCCATGCCATATCCCACAGGGTTCAACAAGTGGATTAAGGTCCTTAAGAAGAGCGCAGACGCCGGATACTATCGGTGCGCCAAAAGAGGTTCCACCCTCATAAACATAATCGTTATCGTTTGGAGGATCGTCTAAAGTCCATTCAGTTGTGTACACGAGATCAAGTGGGTTGCTCGACTCTCCAGCCGGGGCGCAGACGCTTGTGTTCGAGTGAGGTATTCCATAACTACAAGGAACACCGTTGCTTTTTAGACCGGCCACAGATAAAACGGAGTTGCGAAAATGATCTAACGATGGACCGGGCTGGTAATCTGTTTCACCTGCCGTAACAACCAAGGAACCATTATTATAGGCATAAATACAAGCGTCCTCAAGAACTTGATAGTAATAGGGAAAACCCCAACTCGCATTAATAACAGGATCACCTCTGTCAGAGCAATGCCTAATAACTTTGGCGGCGTCAGCAGCCATAGCTTGAAATTCATCTTCAGGGCCCCAAGTGTCCCACTTTCCACTGTACAAGGTTGCTAAAGGGGCCACACCGGAGATTCCAAGCCCATCACCGTATGTGCCGTTGTTCTGCTCAGCGGCGATAATTCCTGCAACCCTGGTTCCGTGCTGAGCCGCAGGTGTTACTTCAGCCCAATTCTGATTCTTGTATTTGACTTTTCCTAATGCATTTAGCTCCCAATGGGTGTTGTCGATGCCGCAATCGGTCACGCCAATCTCTATGTTCCTGTTCGCGAGAGAGTACTCCCAGGCTTTTGTCAAACGGATATCCTCATTGGTCACCCAATTTGCGTAATCGCCGGTGTTCTTAAAAGGCCACTGTCTCCAGAATTCAGGATCATCGGGTATATACTCCCTAAGACCTACGGTTGAATTTTTTTGAACCGATATAACCTGGCTCAAAATCGTATCGAGTTCTCCTAGCGCGGAATCCCTCTCACTAGTGCTGGAAAAACCAATCACGAATAAAGCCGTAAGGTCTGGGAATCTCAGAGTGTCATCGCCTGATATGGTTATTGTATCTGCAGGGTTGAATGAAGGCTCGGACACTCCACGTAAAACGTAGTCTGCTCCTAATTGAGAAAGGATTGTTTTTACGGTATCGGGTGCAGTGAGCTGGCCTATTGTACAGCTATCGAGCCCGGAAGGCATGAAGACTGTTGAGCTTCTAAAATGAAGCAATAGTTCCTTTTCAGGTGTAAGAGCCTGACCAATGACAAAGAAAAGCGCAAAAGCCAGACATAGCTTTTGTAGGGTTATACTTTTCACAATTACTCCATGTTTTTTATTTTGTTTTACGGGTTCTTGTTGTTTGAGGATTACCTCCTTTCCCTTTTTTTAGGTTGTTGCTAGTTGTATAGAACCTCTTTCATTATACCTATTTCAAATCCTTGCCACCCAGCTTGATCTCTGAAGACTTTATAAACAATTGAGTTGCCATCCGGTGAGAACTCTGGGGAATTCACTGATTGATATTCAGTATATTTGGTATCCCTGGGTGTTGCATCCAACATCGTCATCGTATCCGCCAAAACGTCCAGAAGCATTATCTGCTCTGATGTTCTTTTAATCAAAGAATCTGCAGGTTGGCATCCCGTAAAGGCAATGTAGCGGGGATCTGTTTGGTTGACAGTACAATCTGAATAATGATTGCAGTCTTTTATCGGAAGCCCCGTTCTCGAATTGCTAGTAAAGGAAAATATGGTATCCATTACTACTACTGCTGTATCGCCAGGAAACAGATCGAAATTCAAAGGGAAGCTTCTTACCTCAAAGTTGTGAGCTAGTATAAGCTCATATTGGCCAGAATTCAAGTTATACCTGCGCAAGCCCTCATAAGGGAAAATCACATAAATAATGCTGTCACTGACCTTCGAGAAATGTGCATAAACATCAGATTCATAGGTGTGAATGGTATCTATTATCTCGCCTTCAAGATCCGTAATCACAAGCATATCCGCTCCCCAGGAAATGTTACCATCCTCCATGGTCTCTTTTTCCCAGTAAGCCAGTCTGTTTCCAACCGGTGCGACCTCGCAAAGCAGGGAACTGCCCTTTACCCTTTTAACTACTTCGACTCCCTTACCTTCAGGGTCTGTCCGGCATATCGCCTGTACAATGTTCGTGTCCTCGAAATTCCAACAGATAAAGTAAATGTAATCACCGCCAGGATCCCATTGTGGATTGGAAATTATTGGGTCTTCTAAAGGCATCTCTTCAAGTTCTACTATTATTTCGGGCTTCGAGGGGCCTGGGAAAATAGAACATGAAAAAATCGTCATTGCGGGAAGAAAAAAAAATAAGCTAAGCAGTCGTATCCGCTTTTTAAAACATTCTGGACATAATGACAAATTTACTTCCAGACCTGTTTGCTTAGGAAATAGCTGTCTCTCACCTACACTCTTATTCACTCTTCCTCTATGAATCCATTATCTAATTATTCACTCCCCTTCAGAAACACTTTTCACTCTGCAACGATAAATTATATCAAAAATCCAATTCTTGTCAAGTAGTTATTGCAACTTAATAATCTCAAACCTAAAGAGGTTTTCTAATGAATCTCTCTCTCTTGCCCTAATCCTGCCCTAAA is drawn from bacterium and contains these coding sequences:
- a CDS encoding S8 family serine peptidase, giving the protein MKSITLQKLCLAFALFFVIGQALTPEKELLLHFRSSTVFMPSGLDSCTIGQLTAPDTVKTILSQLGADYVLRGVSEPSFNPADTITISGDDTLRFPDLTALFVIGFSSTSERDSALGELDTILSQVISVQKNSTVGLREYIPDDPEFWRQWPFKNTGDYANWVTNEDIRLTKAWEYSLANRNIEIGVTDCGIDNTHWELNALGKVKYKNQNWAEVTPAAQHGTRVAGIIAAEQNNGTYGDGLGISGVAPLATLYSGKWDTWGPEDEFQAMAADAAKVIRHCSDRGDPVINASWGFPYYYQVLEDACIYAYNNGSLVVTAGETDYQPGPSLDHFRNSVLSVAGLKSNGVPCSYGIPHSNTSVCAPAGESSNPLDLVYTTEWTLDDPPNDNDYVYEGGTSFGAPIVSGVCALLKDLNPLVEPCGIWHGCSNFPQEISQHHLQAQDGILTLVMDA